One stretch of Thalassophryne amazonica chromosome 19, fThaAma1.1, whole genome shotgun sequence DNA includes these proteins:
- the odc1 gene encoding ornithine decarboxylase isoform X2 has translation MNMPSSTEFDFSFLEEGFSARDTVEQKINESSMTDDRDAFYVCDLGDVVKKHLRWSRALSRITPFYAVKCNDSRAVVMTLASLGTGFDCASKVEIQLVQSLGVDPSRIIYANPCKQVSQIKYASAHGVQMMTFDSEVELMKVARCHDNAKLVLRIATDDSKAVCRLSVKFGAALKACRGLLERAKELELDVIGVCFHVGSGCTDPQTYHQAIADARCVFDMGNELGFNMNLLDIGGGFPGSDNTQLKFEEITAVINPALDKYFPADSGVRVIAEPGRFYVASAYTLVVNIIAKKVIVDNESACDEDDEITDRTLMYYINDGVYGSFNCILYDHAHCMPILPKKPKSDESMYTCSIWGPTCDGLDRIVEQCSLPDLQVGDWLVFENMGAYTVAASSTFNGFQRPDIYYVMSRSAWQQVQQICCQGVPAPTEEGCVFGVVANCGRESGLEVPTEPCQTSVL, from the exons ATGAACATGCCCAGTTCCACAGAGTTTGATTTCTCATTTTTGgaggagggtttctctgcccgGGATACCGTGGAGCAGAAGATCAATGAGTCTTCTATGACC GATGACAGGGATGCCTTCTATGTCTGTGACTTGGGAGATGTGGTGAAGAAGCACTTGCGCTGGTCAAGAGCCTTATCACGCATCACTCCTTTCTATGCCGTCAAGTGTAATGACAGCCGGGCTGTTGTCATGACTCTGGCTTCTCTTGGAACTGGCTTTGATTGTGCAAGCAAG GTTGAGATTCAACTGGTACAGTCTCTGGGAGTGGATCCAAGCAGAATCATCTATGCAAACCCCTGTAAGCAGGTTTCTCAGATAAAATATGCATCTGCTCATGGAGTCCAGATGATGACCTTTGACAGTGAGGTGGAACTAATGAAGGTTGCCCGCTGTCATGACAATGCCaa gcTGGTGTTGCGTATAGCCACAGATGACTCGAAGGCAGTGTGTCGCCTGAGTGTTAAATTTGGGGCCGCACTGAAGGCTTGTCGAGGTCTTCTTGAACGAGCAAAGGAACTGGAGCTGGATGTGATTGGTGTCTGCTTTCATGTTGGCAGCGGCTGCACTGATCCACAGACCTACCATCAGGCTATTGCTGATGCCCGCTGTGTCTTTGATATGGGG AATGAGCTGGGCTTCAACATGAACCTTCTGGACATTGGAGGAGGTTTTCCAGGTTCAGACAATACACAACTCAAATTTGAAGAG ATCACAGCTGTTATTAACCCAGCCCTGGACAAGTATTTCCCAGCTGACAGCGGTGTGAGGGTTATTGCTGAGCCAGGACGCTTTTACGTTGCCTCGGCTTACACACTGGTAGTCAACATCATTGCCAAGAAGGTCATCGTGGACAATGAGTCTGCCTGTGATG AAGATGATGAGATTACTGACAGAACCCTGATGTATTACATCAATGATGGCGTGTACGGATCTTTTAACTGTATCCTATATGACCATGCTCACTGTATGCCAATATTACCCAAG AAGCCCAAGTCAGATGAATCCATGTACACATGCAGCATCTGGGGCCCAACGTGTGACGGCCTGGACCGCATTGTTGAGCAGTGTAGCCTGCCTGACCTGCAAGTGGGCGACTGGCTGGTCTTTGAGAACATGGGTGCCTACACCGTGGCCGCCTCTTCCACCTTCAATGGCTTCCAAAGGCCTGACATTTATTACGTCATGTCCCGCTCCGCCTG gcaacaggtgcagcagatctgtTGTCAGGGTGTGCCGGCTCCTACAGAGGAGGGCTGCGTGTTTGGAGTGGTGGCCAACTGTGGTAGAGAGAGTGGCTTGGAGGTGCCCACCGAGCCCTGCCAGACCAGTGTGCTTTAA
- the odc1 gene encoding ornithine decarboxylase isoform X1: protein MNMPSSTEFDFSFLEEGFSARDTVEQKINESSMTDDRDAFYVCDLGDVVKKHLRWSRALSRITPFYAVKCNDSRAVVMTLASLGTGFDCASKVEIQLVQSLGVDPSRIIYANPCKQVSQIKYASAHGVQMMTFDSEVELMKVARCHDNAKLVLRIATDDSKAVCRLSVKFGAALKACRGLLERAKELELDVIGVCFHVGSGCTDPQTYHQAIADARCVFDMGNELGFNMNLLDIGGGFPGSDNTQLKFEEITAVINPALDKYFPADSGVRVIAEPGRFYVASAYTLVVNIIAKKVIVDNESACDEEDDEITDRTLMYYINDGVYGSFNCILYDHAHCMPILPKKPKSDESMYTCSIWGPTCDGLDRIVEQCSLPDLQVGDWLVFENMGAYTVAASSTFNGFQRPDIYYVMSRSAWQQVQQICCQGVPAPTEEGCVFGVVANCGRESGLEVPTEPCQTSVL from the exons ATGAACATGCCCAGTTCCACAGAGTTTGATTTCTCATTTTTGgaggagggtttctctgcccgGGATACCGTGGAGCAGAAGATCAATGAGTCTTCTATGACC GATGACAGGGATGCCTTCTATGTCTGTGACTTGGGAGATGTGGTGAAGAAGCACTTGCGCTGGTCAAGAGCCTTATCACGCATCACTCCTTTCTATGCCGTCAAGTGTAATGACAGCCGGGCTGTTGTCATGACTCTGGCTTCTCTTGGAACTGGCTTTGATTGTGCAAGCAAG GTTGAGATTCAACTGGTACAGTCTCTGGGAGTGGATCCAAGCAGAATCATCTATGCAAACCCCTGTAAGCAGGTTTCTCAGATAAAATATGCATCTGCTCATGGAGTCCAGATGATGACCTTTGACAGTGAGGTGGAACTAATGAAGGTTGCCCGCTGTCATGACAATGCCaa gcTGGTGTTGCGTATAGCCACAGATGACTCGAAGGCAGTGTGTCGCCTGAGTGTTAAATTTGGGGCCGCACTGAAGGCTTGTCGAGGTCTTCTTGAACGAGCAAAGGAACTGGAGCTGGATGTGATTGGTGTCTGCTTTCATGTTGGCAGCGGCTGCACTGATCCACAGACCTACCATCAGGCTATTGCTGATGCCCGCTGTGTCTTTGATATGGGG AATGAGCTGGGCTTCAACATGAACCTTCTGGACATTGGAGGAGGTTTTCCAGGTTCAGACAATACACAACTCAAATTTGAAGAG ATCACAGCTGTTATTAACCCAGCCCTGGACAAGTATTTCCCAGCTGACAGCGGTGTGAGGGTTATTGCTGAGCCAGGACGCTTTTACGTTGCCTCGGCTTACACACTGGTAGTCAACATCATTGCCAAGAAGGTCATCGTGGACAATGAGTCTGCCTGTGATG AAGAAGATGATGAGATTACTGACAGAACCCTGATGTATTACATCAATGATGGCGTGTACGGATCTTTTAACTGTATCCTATATGACCATGCTCACTGTATGCCAATATTACCCAAG AAGCCCAAGTCAGATGAATCCATGTACACATGCAGCATCTGGGGCCCAACGTGTGACGGCCTGGACCGCATTGTTGAGCAGTGTAGCCTGCCTGACCTGCAAGTGGGCGACTGGCTGGTCTTTGAGAACATGGGTGCCTACACCGTGGCCGCCTCTTCCACCTTCAATGGCTTCCAAAGGCCTGACATTTATTACGTCATGTCCCGCTCCGCCTG gcaacaggtgcagcagatctgtTGTCAGGGTGTGCCGGCTCCTACAGAGGAGGGCTGCGTGTTTGGAGTGGTGGCCAACTGTGGTAGAGAGAGTGGCTTGGAGGTGCCCACCGAGCCCTGCCAGACCAGTGTGCTTTAA